From the Sebastes umbrosus isolate fSebUmb1 chromosome 2, fSebUmb1.pri, whole genome shotgun sequence genome, one window contains:
- the LOC119480727 gene encoding very long-chain acyl-CoA synthetase-like: MIAYILYTALTGLAILPLLLYLRNPYFFKDLGYTITAIQIGLSLSKFKKQKPFYSILDRFLDQVARQPHKKFILFEESSYTYSQADKESNRVARALSTHAHLKEGDTVALFLGNEPQFVWLWLALTKLGCSASFLNYNIRSKSLLHCFSCCDAKVLVAGADLRGAVEEVLPTLTQQGVRVFILGEDCDVEGIESLSDKIQQASDQPLSPQLRANVNFKSPALYIYTSGTTGLPKAALINHERIWMASFLQAVATVRSDDVIYVYLPLYHSSAFLMGLCGAIEKGITIALRRKFSASNFWNDCRKYNVTVIQYLGEIMRYLCNTPKRDNDRDHKVRLAIGNGMRADVWADFLQRFGDICVCECYGATEGNVGFVNYTGKVGAIGKEHFLHKMGYPYALIRYDTEKEEPVKDARGFCIEVPRGETGLFVAKIGKRTPFSGYAKNNQQTEKKKVRDVFVKGDLYFNSGDLLKIDNEGFIYFQDRIGDTFRWKGENVATTEVADHLVTVDCVEEANVYGVKVPGHEGRIGMAALMLKEDMDFDGKAAYQHVKNFLPSYARPRFIRIQDALVVTGTFKQMKVKLAEEGYNPAIIRDTLFFLEDTKGYVPMTQEIYNSIAEGRIRL; this comes from the exons ATGATTGCATATATTCTATATACCGCTCTTACAGGTTTGGCAATTTTGCCGTTATTGCTTTACTTGAGAAAcccttatttttttaaagatttaggTTACACGATTACTGCAATTCAAATTGGTTTGAGCCTGAGTAAATTCAAGAAGCAGAAACCCTTTTACAGTATTTTGGATCGTTTTCTGGACCAAGTGGCGAGGCAGCCACATAAGAAGTTCATACTTTTCGAGGAAAGCTCCTACACTTACAGCCAAGCCGACAAAGAAAGCAACAGAGTGGCCAGAGCTCTGTCCACACATGCCCACCTGAAGGAGGGGGACACAGTGGCCCTCTTCCTGGGCAACGAGCCTCAGTTTGTGTGGCTCTGGCTCGCACTGACCAAGCTGGGATGCAGCGCTTCTTTTCTGAACTACAACATCAGATCCAAATCTTTGCTGCACTGCTTCTCCTGCTGTGACGCCAAGGTCCTGGTCGCTGGTGCTG ACTTGCGAGGGGCTGTAGAGGAGGTGTTGCCCACTTTGACCCAGCAGGGCGTCCGTGTCTTCATCCTCGGCGAGGACTGTGATGTGGAGGGCATTGAAAGCCTCTCTGATAAAATTCAGCAGGCCTCAGACCAGCCTCTGTCACCTCAGCTGAGGGCCAACGTTAACTTTAAGAGTCCTGCGCTGTACATCTACACCTCAGGAACCACAG GGCTTCCCAAGGCAGCACTAATCAACCATGAGAGGATATGGATGGCATCTTTTCTCCAGGCTGTGGCTACCGTACGCTCAGACGATGTCATCTACGTGTACCTGCCTCTTTACCACAGTTCTGCCTTTCTGATGGGGCTTTGTGGAGCCATAGAAAAAG GCATTACCATTGCTTTAAGACGTAAATTCTCTGCCTCCAATTTCTGGAATGACTGTAGAAAGTACAATGTGACTGTTATTCAGTACCTCGGAGAAATTATGCGCTACCTCTGCAACACACCAAAG AGAGACAATGACAGAGATCATAAAGTCCGACTGGCTATTGGGAACGGCATGAGGGCCGACGTCTGGGCTGATTTCCTGCAGCGATTTGGGGACATTTGTGTCTGTGAATGCTATGGAGCAACAGAAGGAAATGTTGGCTTTGTCAACTACACTGGCAAAGTTGGAGCTATTGGCAAAGAGCATTTTCTCCACAAA ATGGGATATCCATATGCCCTAATAAGGTAcgacacagagaaagaggagcCAGTCAAAGACGCCAGAGGATTTTGTATTGAAGTCCCCAGAG GAGAGACCGGTCTGTTTGTGGCAAAGATCGGAAAAAGAACACCTTTCAGCGGCTACGCCAAGAACAATCagcagacagagaagaagaaggtgagAGATGTGTTTGTGAAGGGAGACCTCTACTTTAACAGTGGCGACCTCCTAAAGATAGACAACGAGGGATTTATCTACTTTCAAGACCGCATCGGAGACACTTTCAG GTGGAAAGGAGAAAATGTGGCAACCACAGAGGTGGCCGATCATTTGGTCACGGTGGACTGCGTTGAGGAGGCTAATGTCTATGGTGTGAAGGTGCCAG GACACGAGGGAAGAATTGGAATGGCAGCACTGATGCTCAAAGAGGACATGGACTTTGACGGCAAAGCTGCATATCAGCACGTCAAAAACTTCCTCCCCAGCTACGCAAGACCACGCTTCATTCGCATACAG GACGCACTGGTAGTAACTGGGACGTTTAAGCAAATGAAGGTGAAGCTGGCAGAGGAGGGCTACAACCCTGCCATCATCAGGGACACTTTGTTCTTCCTGGAGGACACCAAGGGCTACGTACCCATGACTCAGGAGATATACAACTCCATCGCAGAGGGAAGAATCAGGCTCTGA
- the LOC119478727 gene encoding histidine decarboxylase-like: protein MQAEEYNRRGKELVDYITQYLGSIRERRVIPDVKPGYMKELIPDTAPTEPEDWESIFNDIEKVIMPGVVHWQSPHMHAYYPSLTSWPSMLGDMLADAINCVGFTWASSPACTELEMNVMDWLCKALGLPSFFLHHHPDSRGGGILQSTVSESTLVALLAARKDKMLQLRPELDQDVDDSVLNSRLVAYASDQAHSSVEKAGLISLVKIRFLPTDEQLSLRGDTLKQAIQEDRRRGLVPFMLCATLGTTGVCAFDNLSELGPVCAEEGLWLHVDAAYAGSAYFCPELRWSLEGIDLADSFVFNPSKWMMVHFDCTAFWVKDKYKLQQTFTVDPVYLRHENSKAATDFMHWQIPLSRRFRSLKLWFVMRSFGLKNLQAHIRHGVEMAKLLESLIKSDPHFEVPAERHLGLVVFCLKGGNALTQELLRRLTQSGTMYLIPADIHTKRIIRFTVTSQFTTAEDILKDWSIISKMASTLLAETQALNDADTPKSGKDEVIEENQDADSDSRSEEREDAASTLDKAQVELWIDKAWNPSRRQMRSLSCSSEPLPCIRPLFGYDFETRPSLKDSAGALPNTPSTAGSGPMCKITETPSNLLGKKDLKKLTKFYSVPSFCNQWVQCGRHQLCCPVKISQATQKHLSSTCRRMNCLCSSPVANTAPSPSPLETDTELAPKLL, encoded by the exons ATGCAGGCTGAGGAATACAATCGCAGAG GAAAGGAGCTGGTGGACTACATCACACAGTACCTGGGCTCCATTAGGGAGAGGAGGGTGATTCCAGATGTAAAGCCAGGTTACATGAAGGAGCTTATCCCTGACACTGCACCCACGGAGCCGGAGGACTGGGAGAGTATCTTCAACGACATCGAGAAAGTCATCATGCCAGGA GTGGTTCACTGGCAGAGCCCTCACATGCATGCCTACTATCCCAGTCTGACCTCATGGCCCTCTATGCTCGGGGACATGCTGGCCGACGCCATCAACTGTGTTGGATTCACCTGG GCCTCCAGCCCAGCATGTACAGAATTGGAAATGAATGTGATGGACTGGTTGTGTAAAGCCCTGGGGCTCCCCTCCTTCTTCTTACATCACCATCCTGACAGCAGAGGTGGAGGCATACTGCAG AGTACAGTCAGTGAGAGTACACTGGTTGCTCTGCTGGCTGCCAGGAAAGACAAAATGTTGCAGCTGCGGCCTGAGCTCGACCAGGACGTGGACGACTCGGTCCTAAATTCAAGACTGGTGGCCTACGCTTCAGATCAG GCTCATTCCTCGGTTGAGAAGGCAGGTCTGATCTCTCTGGTGAAGATCAGGTTTCTGCCCACTGATGAGCAGCTGTCTCTGAGAGGAGAcactttgaaacaagccatacaagaagacaggaggagaggactTGTCCCTTTCATG CTTTGTGCAACTTTGGGGACTACAGGAGTGTGTGCCTTTGACAATCTGTCTGAACTGGGACCAGTTT gTGCAGAGGAAGGACTGTGGCTCCATGTTGATGCTGCGTACGCTGGCTCAGCCTACTTCTGTCCTGAGCTCCGCTGGTCCTTGGAGGGCATTGATTTGGCCGACTCTTTTGTCTTCAATCCCTCCAAGTGGATGATGGTCCATTTTGACTGCACAGCTTTCTG ggtaaaagataaatataagCTCCAACAGACGTTCACTGTTGATCCTGTTTACCTCAGACATGAAAACTCTAAGGCAGCCACGGACTTTATG CATTGGCAAATTCCCCTCAGCCGACGTTTCCGTTCTCTCAAACTCTGGTTTGTTATGCGCTCCTTTGGACTGAAAAACCTCCAGGCTCATATCAGACAT GGGGTTGAGATGGCAAAGCTCTTGGAGTCTCTCATAAAGAGTGACCCACATTTCGAGGTTCCTGCTGAGAGGCACCTTGGCCTGGTTGTGTTCTGTCTGAAA GGAGGAAATGCTTTGACCCAGGAGCTGCTGAGGAGACTGACCCAGTCGGGTACCATGTACCTCATCCCTGCAgacattcacaccaagcgcaTCATCCGATTCACGGTGACCTCGCAGTTCACTACCGCAGAGGACATCCTTAAGGACTGGAGCATCATCTCCAAAATGGCTTCCACTCTTCTGGCTGAGACACAGGCTCTGAATGATGCAGACACACCAAAATCAGGGAAAGATGAGGTGATAGAAGAAAACCAAGACGCCGACTCAGACAGCAGgtctgaggagagagaggatgcTGCCTCCACGCTGGACAAGGCTCAAGTGGAGCTGTGGATTGACAAGGCTTGGAATCCATCTAGGAGACAGATGCGCTCTCTTAGCTGCAGCAGCGAGCCACTGCCTTGCATCAGGCCGCTGTTTGGCTACGACTTTGAAACAAGGCCTAGTCTTAAAGATTCTGCAGGCGCCCTCCCCAACACGCCATCAACGGCAGGATCCGGTCCTATGTGTAAGATTACAGAGACGCCTTCAAATCTTCTGGGTAAAAAGGACCTCAAAAAGCTGACAAAGTTCTACAGCGTGCCCAGTTTCTGCAACCAGTGGGTGCAGTGTGGCCGCCACCAGCTGTGCTGCCCTGTGAAGATTTCACAGGCAACTCAGAAACACTTGTCCTCCACCTGTAGAAGAATGAACTGTCTGTGCTCTTCTCCTGTAGCCAACAcagctccttctccttctccactGGAAACTGACACCGAACTGGCACCAAAGCTCCTGTAA